One genomic segment of Rivularia sp. PCC 7116 includes these proteins:
- a CDS encoding AraC family transcriptional regulator, with protein MINVLVKDENPETKNLLIKCLETAGFKIISKQNGLIRFQFADREFYTTTETKKSNTSRFLFPSIPRLHQVFDFIELNYHQNIGLKEVAQAVGYSSAYLTNLVRRLTGKTVNNWIIERRIAEARRLLLETDLSIERIAFDIGYQNMNHFYCQFRNYYKNTPGAWRETQRLVAYKQILN; from the coding sequence ATGATTAATGTTTTAGTTAAAGATGAAAATCCTGAAACCAAAAACCTTTTAATCAAGTGCTTGGAAACAGCAGGATTTAAGATTATTAGCAAACAAAATGGTCTGATTAGGTTTCAGTTTGCAGATAGAGAATTTTATACCACCACTGAAACTAAAAAATCAAATACTTCTAGATTTTTATTTCCATCTATTCCCCGGCTGCATCAAGTTTTTGATTTTATTGAACTGAACTATCATCAAAATATTGGACTAAAAGAAGTAGCCCAAGCAGTCGGTTATTCCTCGGCTTACTTAACGAACTTAGTGCGAAGACTTACCGGGAAAACTGTGAATAATTGGATTATCGAACGTCGAATAGCCGAAGCAAGACGCTTGCTTTTAGAAACTGACCTTTCTATTGAACGGATTGCTTTTGATATAGGCTATCAAAATATGAATCATTTCTACTGTCAGTTTCGTAATTACTATAAAAATACTCCCGGTGCCTGGAGAGAAACACAAAGATTAGTAGCTTACAAGCAAATATTAAACTGA
- a CDS encoding phycobiliprotein lyase — MTSVKKLIQIAESSFITDFFRESVGEWSSERRFYTLPDGEIKEFESAIAVKFLEAGCDELLRLAQIHGLSNQESLICGTQVTWESTNTVTGKKQSQGSTLFGALGNRLYRDFGYDTSKPVTAEYYLPNAKTLCLHTEYNDLVFEEELKLIGDKYRTRQTVRTCAGEQTMIGQALETRIEG; from the coding sequence GTGACATCTGTAAAAAAACTGATACAAATAGCTGAATCTAGCTTTATTACTGATTTTTTTCGGGAATCAGTTGGTGAATGGAGTTCCGAGCGGCGCTTCTACACTTTGCCGGATGGAGAAATCAAAGAATTTGAAAGCGCGATCGCAGTTAAATTTTTAGAAGCGGGATGCGATGAATTACTGCGTCTGGCTCAGATACATGGCTTATCTAATCAAGAAAGCTTGATTTGCGGTACGCAAGTGACTTGGGAAAGCACCAATACGGTGACTGGTAAAAAACAATCCCAAGGTTCGACTTTATTCGGCGCTTTAGGAAATAGACTGTATCGCGACTTCGGTTACGACACATCCAAACCAGTTACAGCTGAGTACTATTTACCAAATGCTAAAACTTTATGTTTGCATACCGAGTATAACGATTTGGTGTTTGAGGAGGAGTTAAAGTTGATTGGAGACAAATACCGTACTCGTCAAACAGTGAGAACTTGTGCTGGGGAACAGACGATGATTGGACAAGCTTTGGAAACGCGAATTGAAGGATGA
- a CDS encoding efflux RND transporter periplasmic adaptor subunit: MYNQRQHFKIAKKSIQKDSRTSQDVCEKINIFTSQLLIKTKKNLLRSSSIFCAFPLTISLLIAGCDSAPKETAQATSKRRGGATAVDTAIAKKAQLDKQISYIGTTLPYRKISVRSQIEGQLLALNVDVGVMVSKGYIIGLIDDSLLNSSLNQAEAELAALNSEVARANTQVSNALTEVERARLQLQQAQSDAQRQQKLLSEGAIAQQIAEQSRTEAQTAAKALRLAEKRVQTERQAVAAAKGRVVAQQAVVAQAKERKSYAKLTSPIAGVVLEKIIEPGNLVQPGNEIIKIGDFSKVKIEIQVSELELGKLEVGQSVEVLLDAFPNQEYIGTLKRISPAANSTARLIPVEVVIPNVENKIGSGLLARANFQNTANQQIVVPFRAIQTEDKLGSNLQGKIFTVVEDGNKNKVKVRSVTLGKKADGKVEILSGLQPGESYVVRSSKPLKDGENVRLSILSETVNSEQ, from the coding sequence ATGTACAATCAAAGACAGCATTTCAAGATTGCGAAAAAGTCTATTCAAAAAGATAGTAGAACTTCCCAAGATGTTTGTGAAAAAATAAATATATTTACAAGCCAGTTATTAATAAAAACTAAGAAAAATTTATTACGTTCTAGCTCAATTTTCTGTGCGTTTCCTTTAACTATTAGTTTATTAATTGCAGGTTGTGATTCAGCACCCAAAGAAACCGCTCAAGCCACATCTAAGCGTCGTGGTGGTGCAACTGCCGTAGATACAGCTATTGCTAAAAAAGCACAATTAGACAAGCAAATATCTTATATCGGAACCACCCTGCCATACCGCAAAATATCGGTGCGATCGCAAATAGAAGGGCAGTTATTAGCGTTGAATGTAGACGTAGGGGTAATGGTTTCTAAAGGTTATATTATCGGATTAATTGATGATTCCTTGCTCAATAGTTCGTTAAATCAAGCAGAAGCGGAACTTGCAGCCCTAAATTCAGAAGTAGCCAGAGCAAATACTCAAGTTAGTAACGCTTTGACAGAAGTAGAAAGAGCGCGATTGCAATTGCAGCAAGCTCAATCGGATGCTCAAAGACAGCAAAAGTTGCTTTCTGAAGGCGCAATTGCTCAACAAATAGCCGAACAAAGCCGTACCGAAGCTCAAACAGCAGCAAAAGCGCTGCGTTTAGCAGAAAAAAGAGTGCAAACAGAGCGTCAAGCAGTCGCTGCTGCCAAAGGAAGAGTAGTCGCACAGCAAGCGGTAGTGGCTCAAGCAAAAGAACGTAAAAGTTACGCTAAATTAACATCTCCAATTGCAGGTGTAGTTTTAGAAAAAATTATTGAACCGGGTAACTTAGTTCAACCCGGTAATGAAATTATTAAGATAGGCGATTTTAGTAAGGTAAAAATAGAAATTCAAGTTTCAGAGTTAGAGTTAGGAAAACTTGAAGTTGGACAATCCGTAGAAGTTTTATTAGATGCTTTTCCCAACCAAGAATATATAGGTACTTTAAAACGCATTTCTCCAGCAGCAAATTCAACGGCTCGTTTAATACCTGTAGAAGTAGTAATTCCCAATGTTGAGAATAAAATTGGTAGTGGTTTATTAGCAAGAGCCAACTTTCAGAATACAGCTAATCAGCAAATTGTCGTACCATTCAGAGCAATTCAAACAGAAGATAAATTAGGTTCAAATCTTCAAGGTAAAATATTTACTGTTGTAGAAGATGGTAATAAGAATAAAGTAAAAGTCAGAAGCGTCACATTAGGGAAAAAAGCAGACGGGAAAGTAGAAATTTTATCGGGATTGCAGCCGGGAGAATCCTATGTAGTCAGAAGTAGCAAACCTTTAAAAGACGGTGAAAATGTACGTTTGTCCATTCTTTCGGAAACAGTGAACAGTGAGCAGTGA
- a CDS encoding efflux RND transporter permease subunit, which yields MSISTISIRRHIGTLMLTLAVIVLGVFFIVRLPVDLLPSITYPRIGVRVEIPGVSPEVAIDEVTKPLESAFAATEGVIQVYTQTREGRISLNLYFQPGGNIDQALNDTTAAFNRARGRLPDTIESPRIFKFDPSQSPVYEFALTSPSKQGVDLRVFAEEELGRELGVVAGVAGVDVSGGVEEEIRINVDLNRLQALGIGLSDVLDELRNRNQDISGGRILGENSEALTRTVGRFQNAEEIRNLAFGVNSPNGDISQTIYLRNFARVIDDTERQRISVLLNKQPAVKISIQKQPDANTISVVDGVKKQIAELKKSGIIPEATLLTTTLDESQFIRNSINNVTASGLIGTLLAAIAVLLFLGSLRQTFIIVIAIPLATLAAIILMGVFGLSLNVFSLGGLALGVGIVVDNSIVMLENIAKGMNFGNGELGMGHGETRIQGDNLESLTPNSSLLTPNYLTPMPDAPSPMPNFLKQAEESSREVESALIASTSTNLVVVLPFLLVGGLISLLFNELILTISFAVAASILIAVTVVPMMTSRMLAWRYSSKVNQLWFIKEFNHRFEAATRAYGNFLRNIVQFRLLTIVVTILFLSGSCLWMIPQIPKEILPRINTGRAILFASFPPGTTLETNQKVMVAVDDILLKQPETEYVFSTVGGFIFSSTTIENPLRSSSNITLKSGTDIEAYVEKVNQEFNKLNLAGIRLRLFPGRVRGLILNNSPVRGADIDIILQGENQEILEKAGEQVLEALDEQVKSARFRPDADKPQPEIQIRPDWLRVAALRLTTEDIGDTIATAIQGSIPTQLQRGNRLVDVRVQLDEASVQTTSQLERLPLFVNDNYQVRLSDVASIVKDKAPGEIQRINQRQVFIIAGNLSEGANLSQALAQVNNVIENLELPSGVRVLPSYSAQSNQQLQNSLWLLGGLAVFLVFVVMAVQYNSLVDPLVIMFTMPLALAGGIFGLYITQTAIGATVIVGAVLLVGIVVNNAIVMVELANQIRQSQNSDRATAILKAAPQRLRPILMTTITTVLGMFPLALGIGEGSEFLQPLGVVVFSGLSLATAVTLFIIPCFYISLHDLFAGK from the coding sequence ATGTCTATCAGCACAATTTCCATCCGCAGACACATCGGCACTCTCATGTTAACCTTGGCAGTGATTGTTTTAGGTGTGTTTTTTATTGTTAGATTGCCAGTAGATTTACTACCATCAATTACCTATCCACGTATTGGCGTGCGGGTAGAAATCCCTGGAGTTTCTCCAGAAGTAGCGATTGACGAAGTTACTAAACCCTTAGAATCAGCTTTTGCTGCCACCGAAGGAGTCATACAGGTTTATACCCAAACTCGTGAAGGCAGAATTAGCTTAAATTTATATTTTCAACCGGGGGGAAATATCGACCAAGCCCTTAACGATACCACTGCGGCATTTAATCGGGCTAGAGGTAGACTACCAGATACTATTGAATCGCCGCGCATATTTAAGTTCGATCCTTCTCAATCACCAGTTTATGAATTCGCTTTAACTTCACCTTCAAAGCAGGGAGTTGATTTAAGAGTATTTGCAGAAGAAGAATTAGGAAGAGAGTTAGGGGTAGTAGCAGGAGTTGCGGGGGTTGATGTTTCCGGTGGAGTTGAGGAAGAAATAAGAATAAACGTCGATTTAAATAGGTTGCAGGCTTTGGGTATAGGTTTGAGTGACGTACTCGATGAATTAAGAAATCGCAATCAGGATATTTCTGGGGGAAGAATTTTAGGAGAGAATTCCGAAGCTTTGACTCGTACAGTTGGACGTTTTCAAAATGCTGAAGAAATTAGAAATCTGGCTTTTGGGGTAAATTCTCCTAACGGCGATATTTCTCAAACTATTTACCTGCGAAACTTTGCCAGAGTTATTGATGATACGGAGCGACAAAGAATTTCCGTTTTGTTAAACAAGCAGCCAGCAGTCAAAATCAGCATTCAGAAACAGCCCGATGCTAATACTATAAGTGTTGTTGATGGGGTTAAAAAACAAATTGCAGAACTTAAAAAATCCGGAATTATCCCCGAAGCAACTCTTTTGACAACAACTTTAGATGAATCGCAATTTATCCGTAATTCCATAAATAACGTGACTGCATCGGGATTAATTGGTACTTTACTAGCTGCGATCGCGGTATTACTATTTTTAGGCTCGCTCAGACAAACTTTTATTATCGTAATTGCAATTCCTTTGGCAACTTTAGCTGCAATTATTTTAATGGGGGTATTTGGTTTATCCTTAAATGTTTTTAGTTTGGGTGGTTTGGCATTAGGAGTTGGTATCGTCGTAGATAACTCCATCGTCATGCTGGAGAATATTGCCAAAGGCATGAATTTTGGGAATGGGGAATTGGGGATGGGGCATGGGGAAACAAGGATACAAGGAGATAATTTAGAATCCTTAACTCCTAACTCCTCACTATTAACTCCTAACTATTTAACTCCAATGCCCGATGCCCCATCTCCAATGCCCAATTTTTTAAAGCAAGCTGAAGAAAGCAGTCGGGAAGTTGAATCTGCTTTAATTGCTTCTACCAGTACTAACTTAGTTGTAGTATTACCGTTTTTACTAGTTGGTGGATTGATTTCGCTGCTATTTAACGAATTAATTCTTACTATCAGCTTTGCGGTAGCGGCTTCTATATTAATTGCGGTGACTGTGGTGCCGATGATGACTTCCAGGATGCTGGCATGGCGTTATTCTAGTAAGGTTAATCAACTTTGGTTTATCAAAGAATTTAATCATCGTTTTGAGGCAGCCACAAGAGCATACGGCAATTTTTTGCGTAATATAGTCCAGTTTCGGTTGCTGACTATTGTTGTAACGATTCTGTTTCTCAGCGGTAGTTGTTTGTGGATGATACCGCAAATACCCAAAGAGATTTTACCCCGGATTAATACCGGCAGGGCTATTTTATTCGCTTCTTTTCCTCCCGGTACAACTTTAGAAACTAATCAGAAAGTAATGGTTGCTGTTGACGATATTCTTCTCAAACAGCCCGAAACTGAATATGTATTTTCAACTGTCGGTGGTTTTATATTCAGCAGCACTACTATAGAAAATCCTTTAAGAAGTTCTAGCAATATTACTTTAAAATCGGGTACGGATATAGAAGCTTATGTAGAGAAAGTAAATCAAGAATTTAACAAGCTGAATTTAGCCGGAATTCGTCTGCGTCTTTTCCCCGGTAGAGTGCGGGGTTTAATTCTAAATAATTCACCAGTGCGTGGTGCCGATATCGATATTATTCTGCAAGGGGAAAACCAAGAAATTTTAGAAAAAGCTGGCGAGCAGGTACTTGAAGCTTTAGACGAACAAGTAAAATCTGCGAGATTTCGTCCCGATGCCGATAAACCGCAACCGGAAATTCAAATTCGTCCCGATTGGCTCAGAGTCGCAGCGCTACGTTTAACAACTGAAGATATTGGAGATACCATCGCTACGGCGATTCAAGGAAGTATCCCCACTCAATTGCAGCGAGGTAATCGTTTAGTAGATGTACGAGTGCAGTTGGATGAAGCATCCGTGCAAACAACTTCACAACTGGAAAGACTGCCTTTATTTGTTAATGATAATTATCAAGTGCGTTTGAGTGATGTGGCAAGTATTGTTAAAGATAAGGCACCGGGAGAAATTCAACGCATAAATCAGCGTCAAGTATTTATTATTGCCGGTAATTTGAGTGAAGGAGCAAATTTAAGTCAAGCCTTAGCTCAAGTTAATAACGTTATCGAAAATTTGGAATTACCTTCAGGGGTGCGCGTTTTACCTAGTTATAGCGCTCAATCCAATCAGCAATTACAAAATTCCCTGTGGTTGTTGGGGGGATTAGCCGTGTTTTTAGTCTTTGTAGTTATGGCAGTACAATATAATTCCCTTGTTGACCCCTTGGTTATTATGTTTACCATGCCTCTCGCTTTAGCTGGGGGTATTTTCGGTCTTTATATTACTCAAACAGCTATCGGTGCAACGGTGATAGTTGGTGCAGTTTTACTCGTAGGAATTGTAGTTAATAACGCTATTGTGATGGTGGAATTAGCAAATCAAATTCGTCAAAGCCAAAACAGCGATCGCGCGACAGCCATATTAAAAGCCGCACCGCAAAGATTGCGTCCCATATTAATGACTACAATCACCACAGTTTTGGGAATGTTTCCCTTGGCGTTGGGAATTGGTGAAGGTTCGGAATTCTTACAGCCTTTAGGCGTTGTCGTTTTTTCAGGTTTATCTTTAGCAACAGCAGTGACTTTATTTATTATTCCTTGTTTTTATATTTCCCTACACGATTTGTTTGCTGGGAAGTAA
- a CDS encoding glycosyltransferase family 4 protein, whose protein sequence is MKILHVLNDVREIGNGIVNVAVDIACLQAKNGHDVAVASDGGEYSILLSKYGVKHYHLNQRRTPLNILKAGMIYRRIITDFQPDIVHAHMMTGIVLASLLKVINNYGLVSTVHNEFKRESILMGLADRVIAVSQAVAQSMANKGVASQKLRVICNGTLGSPRKPEEEQGQYLQLPHPAIVTVAGMYQRKGIADLIDAFDRIADLFPQYHLYIVGNGPDKEVFEAQAKKLNTANRIHFEGYQPQPQRYLNSCDVFILASLRDPCPLVISEARQAGCAIIATNVDGIPEALDYGKAGLLVPVNDSQALADTLAKLLNDSTTLKDWKNRASQNIERLHVNRVHQETLAVYQELAQVQIKNPQISLGIGNR, encoded by the coding sequence ATGAAAATCCTACATGTTTTAAACGATGTTCGTGAAATAGGTAACGGCATTGTCAATGTTGCTGTAGATATTGCTTGCTTGCAAGCTAAAAATGGTCACGATGTTGCTGTGGCTTCTGATGGTGGAGAATATTCCATACTGTTAAGCAAATATGGCGTTAAGCATTATCACCTAAATCAAAGAAGAACACCGTTGAATATTTTAAAAGCAGGAATGATTTATAGGAGGATTATCACAGATTTTCAGCCAGATATCGTTCATGCTCATATGATGACAGGAATAGTATTAGCGAGTCTTTTAAAAGTTATAAATAATTATGGTTTAGTTTCAACGGTACATAACGAATTTAAGCGCGAAAGTATATTAATGGGTTTAGCCGATCGGGTAATTGCTGTCAGCCAAGCTGTTGCCCAAAGTATGGCAAACAAAGGCGTGGCATCCCAAAAGTTACGGGTTATCTGCAATGGAACTTTAGGGAGTCCCCGCAAGCCTGAAGAAGAGCAAGGGCAATACTTGCAGTTACCGCACCCAGCAATTGTAACTGTGGCGGGGATGTATCAACGTAAAGGTATTGCTGACTTGATTGACGCTTTTGATAGAATTGCTGACTTATTTCCCCAGTATCATCTTTATATTGTAGGAAATGGCCCGGACAAAGAAGTTTTTGAGGCACAAGCAAAAAAGTTAAATACTGCAAATCGCATTCATTTTGAAGGTTATCAACCGCAGCCGCAACGTTATTTAAACTCTTGTGATGTTTTTATTTTAGCTTCTTTGCGCGACCCCTGCCCGTTAGTAATTTCTGAAGCACGTCAAGCAGGCTGTGCAATTATTGCTACTAATGTTGATGGGATTCCCGAAGCTTTGGATTATGGCAAGGCTGGGCTTTTGGTACCGGTAAACGATAGTCAGGCTTTAGCAGATACCCTTGCAAAATTGCTTAATGATTCAACTACTTTGAAGGATTGGAAAAATAGAGCCAGTCAAAATATAGAGCGTTTGCATGTTAACCGAGTGCATCAAGAAACGTTGGCTGTTTATCAAGAGTTAGCACAAGTTCAAATTAAAAATCCTCAAATCTCTCTGGGGATTGGTAATAGGTAA